One genomic window of Anser cygnoides isolate HZ-2024a breed goose chromosome 11, Taihu_goose_T2T_genome, whole genome shotgun sequence includes the following:
- the HDC gene encoding histidine decarboxylase — protein sequence MSSWQGTRLNCPQLTEGLRAKSEEVLLEGVGMEPEEYRQRGKEMVDYICQYLSNVRERRVTPDVQPGYMRAQLPDSAPMDPDSWDNIFGDIEKIIMPGVVHWQSPHMHAYFPALTSWPSLLGDMLADAINCLGFTWASSPACTELEMNVMDWLAKMLGLPDKFLHHHPDSVGGGVLQSTVSESTLVALLAARKNKILEMKLSEPDADESLLNSRLIAYASDQAHSSVEKAGLISLVKMKFLPVDENFSLRGETLKKAIAEDRKKGLVPIFVCATLGTTGVCAFDNLSELGPICDAEGLWLHIDAAYAGTAFVCPEFRLFLDGIEYADSFTFNPSKWMMVHFDCTGFWVKDKYKLHQTFSVNPVYLRHPNSGAAVDFMHWQIPLSRRFRSLKLWFVIRSFGVKKLQAHIRHGTETAKFFESLVESDPLFEIPAKRHLGLVVFRLKGPNWLTEKLLKELSSSGKLFLVPATIHDKFIIRFTVTSQFTTREDILQDWNIIQHTAAQIISQNYGLHHISSGDEARIPNMVTEHNSNVISNASQLYIEEEKYKIPSRKIVVQPKKVAMSYNTCVISQQVEGQGDLLDDCFPEDVQDVTKHKLTSFLFSYLSVQGKKKTSRSLSCNSVPVTGLLEQCNPKAAATDKKESHANARILSRLPEEVMMLKKSAFKKLIKFYSVPNFPECSIQCGLQLPCCPLQAIV from the exons ggaaagaaatggtGGATTACATTTGCCAGTACCTGAGCAATGTGAGAGAGAGACGGGTGACTCCTGATGTACAGCCAGGTTACATGAGGGCTCAGCTGCCGGATTCTGCCCCGATGGACCCAGACAGCTGGGACAACATCTTTGGAGATATAGAGAAGATTATTATGCCTGGg GTTGTCCATTGGCAAAGTCCGCACATGCATGCCTACTTTCCAGCTCTTACTTCTTGGCCTTCACTCCTCGGAGATATGTTGGCTGATGCAATTAACTGCTTGGGATTCACATGG GCCTCCAGTCCAGCCTGTACAGAACTGGAAATGAATGTGATGGATTGGTTGGCTAAAATGCTGGGCCTTCCAGATAAATTCCTGCACCACCATCCTGACAGTGTGGGTGGAGGAGTACTACAG AGCACTGTGAGTGAATCAACGTTGGTCGCGCTGCTggcagcaaggaaaaacaaaattctggAGATGAAGCTTTCTGAGCCAGACGCTGATGAGTCCTTGCTCAATTCTCGTCTCATCGCATATGCGTCTGATCAA gcacatTCTTCTGTAGAAAAGGCTGGCTTGATATCTCTTGTGAAGATGAAATTTCTGCCTGTGGACGAGAACTTTTCCCTTAGAGGTGAAACTCTGAAAAAAGCCattgcagaagacagaaagaaaggccTAGTGCCCATCTTT GTTTGTGCAACTTTGGGTACAACTGGTGTCTGCGCTTTTGACAATCTCTCAGAACTGGGCCCAATTT GTGATGCTGAGGGACTCTGGCTTCACATTGATGCTGCATATGCAGGAACAGCATTTGTGTGTCCTGAATTTCGATTGTTCTTGGATGGAATTGAGTATGCAGATTCCTTTACTTTTAACCCTTCAAAATGGATGATGGTTCATTTTGACTGCACTGGATTTTG GGTTAAAGATAAATACAAGTTACATCAAACCTTCAGTGTAAACCCTGTCTACCTCAGACATCCCAATTCAGGAGCTGCTGTTGATTTTATG cacTGGCAAATTCCATTGAGTCGTCGATTTCGTTCTTTGAAGCTGTGGTTTGTGATTCGTTCATTTGGGGTGAAAAAGCTTCAAGCTCACATCCGGCAT GGTACTGAAACAGCCAAATTCTTTGAATCTTTGGTTGAAAGTGATCCACTCTTTGAAATTCCTGCCAAGAGACATCTTGGACTGGTTGTATTTCGTTTAAAG GGTCCCAACTGGCTGACAGAAAAACTCCTGAAAGAACTAAGCAGTTCTGGCAAGCTCTTCCTTGTTCCAGCAACCATTCATGACAAGTTCATCATTCGCTTTACTGTAACATCTCAGTTCACAACTAGGGAAGATATTCTGCAAGACTGGAACATCATTCAACATACCGCAGCCCAAATCATTAGCCAGAATTATGGGTTACACCACATCAGTTCTGGTGATGAGGCAAGAATCCCTAATATGGTAACGGAACATAATTCTAATGTTATCAGTAATGCTTCTCAGCTATatatagaggaagaaaaatacaaaatacctTCCAGAAAAATAGTAGTTCAGCCTAAGAAAGTAGCAATGAGTTACAATACATGTGTGATCAGTCAGCAAGTGGAAGGTCAAGGGGACCTTCTAGATGACTGTTTTCCAGAAGATGTGCAAGATGTTACCAAACATAAGTTAACCTCTTTCTTATTCAGTTATTTATCTGTTCAAGGCAAGAAAAAGACATCACGTTCCCTTAGCTGCAACAGTGTCCCAGTGACTGGTCTTCTTGAGCAATGTAaccccaaagcagcagccacTGACAAGAAAGAATCTCACGCAAATGCTAGAATCCTTTCTAGGCTGCCTGAAGAGGTGATGATGCTCAAAAAAAGTGCcttcaaaaaattaattaaGTTCTACAGTGTCCCAAACTTTCCAGAGTGTAGCATTCAGTGTGGCCTTCAGCTGCCTTGTTGTCCTCTGCAAGCCATTGTTTGA
- the SLC27A2 gene encoding long-chain fatty acid transport protein 2: MGSNLPSCHFHLLPLDTYIHQCAAGRRQAAPRAEGAPSLRTDRPPGLRRGPREDRRPPGGAAGGGRGRWAALSSAPGAVWRPACPPVSAGPGGRGGRGRLCGAASRAEGLLAASGEESGAAQVPGEGNAALGPLPSPSAGPVVGAGGAEQGGLRREAPAVPRPPSAIELTANLKYHKVQLVEEGFNPAVVKDRLHFLDDKENLYVQMNQDIYNSVKKNVTSNCEHVQKYMFYNNQVLKDLLF, translated from the exons ATGGGTAGTAATCTGCCATCCTGCCATTTTCATCTGCTACCTCTGGACACCTACATTCACCAGT GCGCCGCCGGGAGAAGGCAGGCAGCACCCAGAGCTGAGGGAGCCCCCTCGCTGAGGACAGACAGACCGCCCGGCCTCAGACGGGGACCGAGAGAGGACCGACGGCCGCCAGGAGGCGCGGCAGGAGGCGGGCGCGGCCGTTGGGCCGCCCTCTCCTCAGCACCAGGCGCGGTTTGGCGCCCCGCCTGCCCTCCCGTcagcgcggggccgggaggTCGGGGCGGCCGGGGAAGGCTTTGTGGCGCTGCTtccagagcagaggggctgctggcGGCCTCGGGTGAGGAGAGCGGTGCTGCTCAGGTGCCGGGGGAGGGAAACGCCGCCCTCGGGCCTCTGCCGAGCCCCTCTGCGGGGCCTGTGGTCGGTGCCGGGGGTGCCGAGCAAGGTGGGCTGCGGCGGGAGGCTCCGGCTGTGCCCCGTCCTCCG agtgCCATTGAACTTACAGCAAATCTTAAGTACCATAAGGTACAACTAGTGGAGGAGGGTTTCAATCCAGCAGTTGTTAAAGATCGCCTGCATTTCCTGGACGATAAAGAGAATCTCTACGTACAAATGAACCAGGACATTTATAACTCAGTAAAAAAAAACGTAACTTCAAATTGTGAGCATGTccaaaaatacatgttttataaTAATCAAGTTTTGAAGGATCTGTTATTCTAA